A genomic segment from uncultured Desulfuromonas sp. encodes:
- a CDS encoding adenine phosphoribosyltransferase, giving the protein MDELRSIIRDIPDFPKKGIVFKDITTLLADGKSFHRMIDLIAHRYLGQKIDKIVGVEARGFLLGSALAYKLGVGIVLVRKPGKLPYKTLKKTYDLEYGSDTLEIHEDAFKPGERVIIADDLLATGGTVSAVVELVEELEAELVECAFLAELDFLKGRERLPENKVFSLLHF; this is encoded by the coding sequence GTGGACGAGCTCAGAAGTATTATTCGTGATATTCCTGATTTCCCCAAAAAGGGAATTGTGTTTAAAGATATAACGACGTTGTTAGCCGATGGTAAAAGTTTCCATCGGATGATTGATCTCATTGCCCATCGTTATCTGGGACAAAAAATTGATAAAATTGTTGGTGTTGAAGCACGCGGTTTCCTCCTGGGATCTGCTCTCGCCTATAAACTGGGAGTCGGTATTGTTCTGGTGCGTAAGCCAGGAAAACTGCCCTATAAAACTCTGAAGAAGACATATGACCTCGAGTATGGCAGTGATACCCTTGAGATTCACGAGGATGCCTTTAAACCTGGCGAGCGGGTGATTATTGCCGATGATCTTCTTGCCACAGGAGGAACAGTTTCCGCTGTTGTTGAGCTGGTTGAGGAGCTTGAAGCCGAGCTGGTTGAATGCGCCTTTCTGGCCGAACTTGATTTTCTCAAAGGGCGTGAGCGTCTTCCTGAAAACAAGGTGTTCAGTCTGCTCCACTTTTAA
- a CDS encoding GAF domain-containing protein encodes MVTLSERLERIHQQIQQSCESVGRMAVALYDEKTDLLHTFLCSCRHNPLPNYQITLSRVPSLQALAASGENRIIRDIPDALSQSTAHHSQQIIQEGYRSSLTIPLKLQDKLIGFLFFDSFQNNGFSKQIEGTFYFTLGNKKIFLK; translated from the coding sequence ATGGTAACATTGAGTGAACGACTTGAGCGGATCCATCAACAAATTCAACAGTCGTGCGAGTCTGTGGGACGGATGGCTGTTGCGCTCTACGATGAAAAAACCGATTTGTTACACACGTTCTTGTGCAGTTGCCGGCATAATCCATTGCCAAATTACCAAATCACTTTATCCCGAGTACCATCGCTACAAGCGTTGGCAGCTTCCGGCGAAAATCGTATTATTCGCGATATCCCAGACGCCTTATCACAATCAACGGCACACCACAGTCAACAGATTATCCAGGAAGGATATCGATCCAGCCTGACGATTCCGCTGAAATTGCAAGATAAGCTGATAGGCTTTCTTTTTTTTGACTCCTTTCAAAATAACGGTTTTTCAAAACAGATTGAGGGGACATTCTATTTTACCCTGGGCAATAAAAAAATATTTCTCAAGTAA
- a CDS encoding IS110 family transposase — protein sequence MTQAQDRVQQFRRLRESIRGCKTTLVVGIDIAKDKHHAFFGDANGRTLWKKLIFYNTIEDFKKLQSMADSLMVKHTLKECVYGVEPTASYHKPLAEYLIRNNEQVVYVSNVAVAKNRTLLDGRWDKNNTKDAANIADLVSQGRCQFYDPGEDEIRELRSLLAYRAKLKKQEHGLRMRIRNNLLAQYFPELDKQMPQGGQDGLILDLIANDFDPARIAAMSFEGFRRGYQMQKRSMAQERLLEAIWQASQLSVGCALPESAAWEGRALVEQLCQVRQIKRDLEKRLKDVAQTFPAYACLLTIPGFGPIVSAMTLAAIGDANRFTSRKQVLRLAGLDLSASRSGKKSDSAIPVISKQGKAGLRYALVQAAQIASYKDATIRSYFTGLLKGREMERGIKLKMRVKLAAKMLIIAWTLMKRNQAFDSDCFTRT from the coding sequence ATGACGCAAGCACAAGATAGGGTGCAACAGTTCAGGCGGTTGCGCGAATCCATTCGCGGCTGCAAAACGACGCTGGTGGTCGGGATTGATATTGCCAAAGATAAACATCATGCTTTCTTCGGCGATGCAAACGGCAGGACGCTTTGGAAGAAATTGATCTTTTACAATACCATCGAAGACTTTAAAAAGCTTCAGTCCATGGCGGATAGCCTGATGGTGAAGCATACGTTGAAAGAATGCGTCTATGGTGTCGAACCGACAGCTTCTTATCACAAACCACTGGCTGAATATTTGATTCGCAACAACGAGCAGGTTGTTTATGTCTCCAATGTTGCCGTAGCCAAAAACAGAACGTTGCTGGATGGCCGCTGGGACAAAAACAACACCAAGGATGCCGCGAATATTGCTGATCTGGTTAGTCAGGGGCGCTGTCAATTTTATGATCCCGGCGAGGATGAGATCCGTGAATTGCGCAGCTTGCTCGCCTATCGGGCCAAGTTGAAAAAGCAGGAACACGGCTTGCGAATGCGCATCCGCAACAATTTGCTGGCGCAGTATTTCCCGGAATTGGACAAGCAGATGCCCCAAGGCGGGCAAGATGGTCTCATTCTCGATCTCATTGCCAACGATTTCGACCCGGCACGTATTGCCGCGATGTCCTTTGAAGGTTTTCGCCGAGGCTACCAGATGCAAAAACGCTCCATGGCTCAAGAACGCCTGTTAGAGGCCATCTGGCAGGCCAGTCAGCTTTCCGTCGGCTGCGCCTTGCCCGAGTCGGCAGCCTGGGAGGGACGCGCACTGGTCGAGCAGCTCTGTCAGGTGCGCCAGATCAAGCGTGACTTGGAAAAACGACTCAAGGACGTTGCGCAAACGTTCCCGGCCTACGCCTGTCTGCTGACAATCCCCGGCTTTGGTCCAATCGTCTCGGCCATGACCCTGGCGGCTATTGGCGATGCCAATCGTTTTACCAGCCGCAAGCAGGTCCTGCGCTTGGCGGGACTGGATCTCAGCGCCTCGCGAAGCGGCAAGAAGAGCGACAGCGCGATACCGGTCATCTCCAAACAAGGCAAAGCCGGATTGCGCTATGCCTTGGTGCAGGCGGCACAAATTGCCAGCTACAAAGATGCAACCATCCGCAGCTACTTTACCGGCCTGCTCAAAGGACGGGAAATGGAACGCGGCATCAAGTTAAAGATGCGGGTCAAGCTGGCGGCCAAAATGCTGATTATTGCCTGGACCCTGATGAAACGGAACCAGGCATTTGATTCTGACTGCTTCACAAGGACGTAA
- a CDS encoding HD domain-containing phosphohydrolase: MLDITLNLYGQLICETISHDLASIKTLRGAVVTAREFSRQRDEETAAHLSRMAHYSRLIAMEVSDQYQISEEEIEYIHQFAPLHDIGKVAIPDRILLKNGQLTDDERETMRSHVVRGVEIVDLMIDEFDLGTVRHIEMLRNIIAGHHERFDGSGYPVGLQGLDIPVESRIIAVADVFDALTTERPYKSAWSFDEALSRMQTVEAALYDPACVAALIQRRDDVEDIRRRFVDTPIG; the protein is encoded by the coding sequence ATGTTAGATATAACGTTGAATCTTTACGGCCAATTGATCTGTGAAACGATTTCTCACGATTTGGCATCCATCAAAACATTACGTGGAGCTGTGGTGACAGCACGGGAATTCAGTCGTCAACGTGATGAGGAAACAGCTGCCCATTTGTCCCGCATGGCGCACTATTCGCGCCTGATTGCAATGGAAGTCAGTGATCAATATCAAATCAGTGAAGAAGAAATCGAATATATTCACCAATTTGCACCGCTCCATGATATCGGTAAAGTGGCAATACCGGATCGAATTTTGCTCAAAAACGGTCAGTTGACGGATGACGAACGTGAGACAATGCGTTCACATGTTGTCCGCGGGGTGGAAATTGTCGATCTGATGATTGACGAATTTGACCTGGGGACCGTCCGCCATATTGAGATGTTACGGAATATTATTGCCGGCCATCATGAGCGATTTGATGGTTCCGGTTATCCTGTCGGTTTGCAGGGCTTGGATATTCCTGTCGAAAGTCGTATTATCGCCGTGGCGGATGTTTTTGATGCATTGACAACGGAACGTCCTTATAAATCAGCTTGGTCGTTTGACGAGGCTTTGTCGCGAATGCAGACGGTCGAAGCTGCATTATATGATCCAGCCTGTGTTGCGGCTTTGATTCAACGGCGTGATGACGTCGAGGATATTCGACGACGTTTCGTTGATACGCCGATTGGCTGA
- a CDS encoding DUF1847 domain-containing protein, producing MSSEQKYQCHRCLGVWEKTGRTSCSAAPGKIKAPAGCPGQQETLIHECFNQYCDASEQARLAQVAARVEGLCYQADSDAQSVHPRWTRVEDTIALAKLMGYRTIGIATCLGLLAETRQLSEILEAQGFEVVSVCCKAGGIDKIKLGIDEQDKVRPGHYEAACNPIAQAALLNESQTDMNIIVGLCVGHDMLFNMHSKAPVTTLVAKDRVTGHNPVSVLYGQNFYYKRLKRKPLKVD from the coding sequence ATGAGTTCTGAACAAAAGTATCAATGTCATCGTTGTCTCGGTGTTTGGGAGAAAACCGGGAGAACATCATGCAGTGCCGCTCCTGGAAAAATAAAAGCCCCTGCAGGTTGCCCTGGTCAGCAAGAAACCTTGATCCATGAATGTTTTAATCAGTATTGTGATGCGTCGGAGCAGGCACGTCTCGCTCAGGTCGCTGCACGTGTTGAAGGCCTATGCTATCAGGCCGACTCTGATGCGCAATCGGTTCACCCCCGCTGGACACGTGTTGAGGACACCATTGCTCTGGCTAAGTTGATGGGATATCGAACCATTGGCATCGCGACTTGCCTCGGTCTTCTGGCGGAAACCCGGCAATTGAGTGAGATTCTCGAAGCTCAAGGATTTGAGGTGGTCTCTGTCTGCTGCAAAGCTGGCGGTATTGATAAAATCAAGCTTGGAATCGACGAGCAGGATAAAGTACGGCCGGGGCACTACGAGGCCGCATGTAATCCAATTGCTCAAGCTGCACTGCTCAATGAATCACAGACGGACATGAATATTATTGTTGGATTATGTGTCGGTCACGATATGCTGTTTAATATGCATTCTAAAGCGCCTGTAACAACACTTGTCGCCAAAGATCGGGTGACCGGTCATAATCCGGTCAGTGTGCTTTATGGCCAGAATTTTTATTACAAGCGCCTCAAAAGAAAACCGTTAAAGGTCGATTGA
- a CDS encoding glycerophosphodiester phosphodiesterase family protein, translating into MMQASQFVAHRGYRNAYPENTLLAHQKAVEAGALYVETDIQMSADGIPVLYHDIDMVRLSGLQQKLDEFTAEQLSQIAVSEPDRFGSRFEHEPVATLQNFVDWLSALPDVTAYIEIKPECRQQYGVNAVAQILHRLRTVFSQVVIISFDLDIVGLTRHLGAPRVGVVLSSWETLQLPVVAQIHPDVFFCDSYLVPDDVDLASLNTPVVIYEVSNLKDASYWLSRGAVQVETFHIGTMLEQLSSVRGEFDKE; encoded by the coding sequence ATGATGCAAGCCAGCCAGTTTGTCGCGCACCGCGGTTATCGTAACGCTTATCCTGAAAACACCCTTTTGGCCCATCAAAAAGCGGTGGAGGCCGGGGCATTATATGTTGAAACCGATATCCAGATGAGTGCTGACGGGATTCCCGTCCTTTATCATGATATTGATATGGTGCGTTTGAGTGGCCTGCAGCAAAAGCTCGACGAATTTACCGCAGAACAATTGTCGCAGATTGCCGTAAGTGAACCGGATCGTTTCGGCAGTCGTTTTGAGCATGAACCGGTAGCAACGTTACAGAACTTTGTTGACTGGCTGTCTGCCTTACCGGATGTAACGGCCTATATTGAAATCAAACCGGAATGTCGGCAACAGTACGGTGTTAATGCCGTTGCGCAGATCCTTCATCGGCTCAGAACCGTTTTTTCACAGGTCGTTATCATCAGTTTTGATCTGGATATCGTTGGTCTGACACGCCACCTCGGTGCTCCGCGGGTTGGCGTTGTGCTAAGCTCTTGGGAAACGTTGCAGTTGCCCGTTGTCGCACAAATTCACCCCGATGTCTTTTTCTGTGATTCCTACCTGGTTCCTGACGATGTCGATTTGGCGTCACTGAATACCCCGGTTGTGATTTATGAGGTCTCGAACCTGAAAGACGCGTCGTATTGGTTGTCGCGAGGGGCGGTCCAGGTGGAAACATTTCACATTGGAACCATGCTCGAACAGCTGTCTTCAGTGCGGGGCGAATTTGACAAGGAGTGA
- a CDS encoding PaaI family thioesterase, which yields MEIADDARCFVCGPENNRGLQAKFDIDSEQLCSHCQIALPGDFQGWQNVVHGGVLATLLDEASIYACRSIAPQCVTAELTVRYKKPVPVETPLEITARVVEQKKRVFLVEASIAVDGTVHAEASTKVFRL from the coding sequence ATGGAAATTGCTGATGATGCCCGTTGTTTCGTTTGTGGACCAGAAAACAACCGTGGCTTGCAAGCAAAATTTGACATCGATTCGGAGCAGTTGTGCTCCCATTGCCAGATTGCGTTACCTGGCGATTTTCAGGGGTGGCAAAATGTCGTTCATGGCGGCGTGTTGGCGACTTTGCTGGATGAAGCCTCGATTTATGCCTGTCGGAGTATTGCTCCACAGTGTGTCACGGCAGAGTTGACTGTGCGCTACAAAAAGCCAGTCCCCGTTGAGACTCCGTTGGAGATCACCGCCCGGGTTGTTGAGCAGAAAAAACGTGTCTTTCTGGTTGAGGCCTCTATTGCCGTTGACGGAACCGTACATGCCGAAGCCAGTACGAAAGTTTTCCGTCTTTAA
- a CDS encoding DUF1456 family protein yields MTYNDILRRFRYAVDLSDDAMLEIFSEGGLALGVDEMIALLRREDEEGYEPCSEICMKQFLSGLVRFARGEAPEGTPPLIAEDEPLNNNVILKAVRIALELHEQDMLDLFGLAGFRVSRAELSALFRKKGHKNYKPCGDQMLRNFLKGLTLHNRQ; encoded by the coding sequence ATGACCTATAATGATATTTTGCGTCGTTTTCGCTATGCCGTCGATCTTTCGGACGATGCCATGCTGGAAATTTTTTCTGAGGGTGGTCTGGCCCTTGGCGTTGATGAAATGATCGCCTTGCTGCGTCGTGAGGATGAAGAGGGCTATGAGCCTTGCTCTGAAATCTGTATGAAACAATTTTTAAGCGGTCTGGTGCGTTTTGCCCGAGGCGAAGCGCCCGAGGGGACACCGCCTTTGATAGCCGAGGATGAGCCTCTGAACAATAATGTGATCCTCAAGGCGGTGCGGATTGCTCTTGAACTCCATGAACAGGATATGCTTGATCTTTTTGGCTTGGCTGGTTTCAGGGTTTCGCGCGCTGAACTCAGTGCCTTGTTTCGTAAAAAAGGCCATAAAAATTACAAGCCGTGCGGCGACCAGATGTTGCGTAACTTTTTAAAAGGGCTTACTTTGCACAATAGACAGTAG
- a CDS encoding thiamine pyrophosphate-dependent enzyme yields the protein MSKSLFDSQRPGSQEVSWCPGCGDYAILDVVKTTLEALGRTPQQTAVISGIGQAGKFPHYIHSNGFHTLHGRALPIATAVKATNPELTVLAVGGDGDMYAEGGNHFLHILRRNPDITVLVHNNQIYGLTKGQGSPTTLPGMKTTTQPDGVTEEPINALAIAIAQNASFVARSFIGHRELTAELIQQAIEHKGLAIVEIFQPCVSFNKLNTYAWYKEHCHIIEDHDATDQAAALSLALNTQSYPLGLLYRSPTKKTFEEQQAAYQRQTTPLWQRRVDKQALTSLIKGKK from the coding sequence ATGAGTAAATCACTTTTTGATTCTCAGCGTCCCGGTTCGCAGGAGGTCTCCTGGTGTCCGGGTTGTGGAGATTACGCCATCCTTGATGTCGTTAAAACCACACTGGAGGCACTGGGCCGCACACCGCAGCAAACAGCCGTCATCAGCGGCATCGGTCAGGCGGGAAAATTTCCCCACTACATTCACAGCAACGGTTTTCATACCCTGCACGGCAGGGCGCTTCCCATCGCAACAGCCGTGAAAGCGACCAATCCGGAGTTGACCGTGCTGGCGGTCGGCGGTGATGGCGACATGTATGCCGAAGGTGGCAATCATTTTCTCCACATATTGCGCCGCAATCCCGATATCACCGTGCTCGTGCATAACAATCAGATCTACGGTTTAACGAAAGGCCAGGGGTCCCCCACCACCCTGCCGGGGATGAAAACCACCACCCAGCCAGACGGCGTCACCGAGGAACCAATCAATGCGCTGGCCATTGCCATTGCCCAGAATGCCTCGTTTGTCGCACGCAGTTTTATTGGTCACCGGGAACTGACCGCAGAATTGATTCAACAGGCCATCGAACATAAAGGATTGGCCATCGTGGAAATTTTTCAGCCCTGCGTCTCATTCAACAAACTGAATACCTACGCCTGGTACAAAGAGCATTGCCATATCATTGAGGATCATGATGCGACAGACCAAGCTGCCGCATTGTCACTCGCACTAAATACGCAAAGCTATCCTTTAGGTTTGCTCTACCGCAGTCCAACTAAGAAAACGTTTGAGGAACAACAGGCGGCGTATCAACGACAAACGACGCCATTATGGCAGCGCCGCGTTGACAAGCAGGCATTGACAAGTCTGATCAAAGGCAAGAAATAA
- a CDS encoding 2-oxoacid:acceptor oxidoreductase subunit alpha, with the protein MQRYNIVLGGQAGQGVNTVESILIRAFKQSGFHVYATKEYMSRVRGGLNTITISVSSQPIRSYREQIDVLIPFTNGVLDWVATRMTADTMVIGDESFLDSASATGKHCSLQWSEEERKTYQKELNTLCAGLVSTLFQIDSDLMDTLVKEAFSDKAEKVMTKNSEALRFGQDLGRQLQQEQNCSYSLQADPKVADQVLINGSEAVAIGALSGGCNALSFYPMSPSTAVAVFLAHHAREFDLVVEQYEDEISAAAACIGTWYAGGRGMVTTSGGGFALMEELISLAGMSETPFVLHLAQRPGPATGLPTRTAQGDLNLVLYAGHGDFPRTIFAPRDIEDAIQLAARAFAMADQFQTPAFILTDEYFVDTYYNSTVDTLPDMEPLQIIESSEDYQRYQITADGISPRALPGHGQGVVVANGNEHDEYGDTTEEIGLSSAMPEKRMRKQQQMIAQALEPELVGSHDFTTLVIGWGSTFNTLKDAIETLNLPDVALLHFSQVYPLPDCVAGYLNQAQRIICVEQNFTGQFADLLQREYVCRIDDRILKYDGRALSSELLCQQLNALVKGDDHE; encoded by the coding sequence ATGCAACGGTACAACATTGTCCTTGGCGGTCAGGCAGGTCAAGGCGTCAACACGGTGGAATCCATTCTCATTCGTGCGTTCAAGCAATCCGGATTTCACGTCTACGCAACCAAAGAGTACATGTCACGAGTCCGCGGCGGGCTCAACACCATCACCATCAGCGTGTCATCGCAACCGATTCGAAGTTATCGCGAACAGATCGACGTGCTCATTCCGTTTACCAACGGGGTTCTCGATTGGGTCGCGACACGAATGACCGCAGACACCATGGTCATTGGCGATGAGAGCTTTCTGGACAGCGCATCAGCCACGGGGAAGCATTGTTCCCTGCAATGGAGCGAAGAGGAACGCAAAACCTACCAGAAGGAGTTAAACACCCTGTGCGCCGGTTTGGTTTCGACCCTCTTTCAGATTGACTCAGATCTAATGGATACTCTGGTCAAAGAAGCCTTTTCCGACAAAGCGGAGAAAGTCATGACCAAAAACAGCGAAGCGCTGCGTTTTGGACAAGACCTGGGTCGCCAGCTGCAACAGGAGCAAAACTGCAGCTACTCACTTCAAGCAGACCCAAAGGTCGCGGATCAGGTATTGATCAATGGCAGCGAGGCCGTGGCCATCGGCGCCCTCAGTGGCGGCTGCAATGCCCTGTCTTTCTACCCGATGTCGCCATCAACCGCCGTGGCGGTCTTTCTCGCCCATCACGCCCGGGAATTCGATCTGGTCGTCGAGCAATATGAAGATGAAATCTCTGCCGCGGCGGCCTGTATTGGCACGTGGTATGCCGGTGGACGCGGCATGGTGACAACCTCCGGCGGTGGTTTTGCCCTGATGGAGGAACTGATCAGTCTTGCCGGCATGTCGGAGACGCCTTTTGTACTCCACTTGGCGCAACGGCCCGGACCGGCCACCGGCCTACCGACCCGAACCGCTCAGGGCGATCTCAATCTGGTTCTTTATGCCGGACACGGCGATTTCCCTCGCACCATTTTTGCACCGCGTGACATTGAAGACGCAATTCAGCTTGCGGCACGCGCTTTTGCCATGGCCGATCAATTTCAAACTCCGGCATTTATTCTGACTGATGAATATTTTGTCGATACCTATTACAACAGCACAGTGGACACATTGCCAGATATGGAACCGCTCCAGATCATCGAATCATCTGAAGACTATCAACGCTATCAGATCACTGCGGATGGAATTTCTCCCCGCGCCCTTCCCGGACACGGCCAGGGCGTTGTCGTTGCTAACGGCAATGAACATGATGAGTATGGCGACACAACAGAAGAGATCGGTCTGAGTTCAGCCATGCCGGAGAAGCGGATGCGTAAACAACAGCAGATGATTGCGCAGGCGCTCGAACCGGAATTGGTTGGCAGCCATGATTTCACAACATTGGTCATTGGCTGGGGATCAACCTTTAATACGCTCAAGGACGCGATTGAGACCCTCAACCTCCCCGACGTGGCTTTGTTGCATTTCAGTCAGGTTTACCCACTTCCCGACTGCGTTGCCGGATATCTTAATCAAGCGCAACGCATCATTTGCGTGGAACAAAACTTCACCGGCCAGTTTGCCGACCTGTTACAACGAGAATATGTGTGCCGGATCGATGACCGTATTCTTAAATATGACGGACGTGCCCTGTCAAGTGAACTGCTGTGCCAACAGCTCAATGCCCTGGTGAAAGGAGACGATCATGAGTAA
- a CDS encoding methylated-DNA--[protein]-cysteine S-methyltransferase, which yields MSGTVSQPWFDGSRAQSCPVTFVAANNLNPASTRYHAVAEGLICPLLVAWQNDLIIRAHFLCHHTRDEVVNLWQQHEPQAIWSAETTSPFAVQDLLYGERKVTKIPLVLSGTPFQQRVWRTLAHVPMGQVISYGQLAQASGSPRGARAVGHAMAVNPVPGIIPCHRVIRQDGQPGDFGYGTEIKGRMLDWEARHGRHKRSSSYE from the coding sequence ATGAGCGGCACAGTCTCACAGCCTTGGTTTGATGGGAGCAGGGCACAGTCTTGCCCTGTGACCTTTGTTGCCGCAAACAATTTGAATCCGGCGAGCACACGTTACCATGCCGTTGCGGAAGGCCTCATCTGTCCGCTGTTGGTTGCCTGGCAAAATGACCTCATCATCAGGGCACATTTCCTGTGTCATCATACACGGGATGAGGTTGTCAATCTCTGGCAGCAGCATGAGCCACAGGCGATATGGAGCGCTGAGACGACATCCCCTTTTGCCGTACAGGATTTGTTGTACGGAGAGAGAAAGGTTACAAAAATTCCTCTGGTGTTATCGGGGACACCATTTCAACAAAGGGTATGGCGCACATTGGCCCATGTACCTATGGGGCAGGTGATCTCTTATGGACAACTGGCGCAGGCCAGTGGCTCTCCTCGCGGAGCCAGGGCGGTTGGTCACGCCATGGCTGTCAATCCGGTTCCAGGAATTATCCCTTGTCATCGCGTGATTCGTCAGGATGGTCAGCCCGGTGATTTTGGCTATGGAACAGAGATCAAGGGGCGCATGTTGGACTGGGAAGCGCGGCATGGCCGACACAAAAGGAGCAGCAGCTATGAATGA
- a CDS encoding PaaI family thioesterase, translated as MNDDYLGPHEIHLERWIECAPFEQLLGMEIVKAEQGQAFLTMPFRQQYANGGSMMHGGALVSLADTAAVMALKSCVDIGTHFGTTDMAIRFLRPVIHGMVTATATVEQQQERLWHASVAITTVDNEVAMEMTAVFKISRRRLSTVAEGA; from the coding sequence ATGAATGATGATTATTTAGGGCCTCATGAAATTCATCTCGAACGGTGGATTGAATGTGCCCCGTTTGAACAATTGCTGGGCATGGAGATTGTCAAGGCGGAACAGGGGCAAGCGTTTTTGACTATGCCGTTTCGCCAGCAATATGCCAATGGTGGCAGCATGATGCATGGTGGTGCTCTGGTCAGTCTGGCCGATACCGCGGCAGTCATGGCATTGAAGAGTTGCGTGGATATCGGAACCCACTTTGGCACCACGGATATGGCGATTCGTTTTCTGCGTCCTGTTATTCATGGGATGGTGACGGCAACGGCCACGGTAGAACAGCAGCAGGAGCGCCTGTGGCATGCTTCGGTGGCGATTACAACCGTCGACAACGAAGTGGCCATGGAGATGACGGCCGTCTTCAAAATTTCCCGCCGTCGTTTGAGCACGGTGGCTGAGGGAGCCTGA
- the rmuC gene encoding DNA recombination protein RmuC yields MITLDMPTLFWVGGLFVGLVVIYLLARVVSLRRQVKDCRFRLSEADQLVASLQQALEQERLQRVELSTRLDVERQQAEEKQVLLLEAKEQLAQQFKVVAGEIFDERGRQFKETNREELSQVLAPFKQQLEGFRQKVDDVYVSDVRERASLKQELEHLRGLNQQMAQEAHHLTQALKGDRKLQGNWGELVLERLLEQSGLRRGSEYDVQGSFRDDDNRLLRPDVIVHLPEGKDMIIDSKVSLSAYERLCREDDPALRARYLKEHIQAVRHHVQSLGEKHYTTLKGIHSLDFVLMFMPVEAALVTALQHEPSLFNEAFERHVVVVSPTTLLATLRTVENIWRFERQNQNAQAIAERAGAVYDKLRGFVEEMEKLGVQLDTVGHTYAAAMNKLCQGRGNLISQASRFVDLGVKVKKTLPATVMERAELNEESYSERQSDD; encoded by the coding sequence ATGATCACGCTGGATATGCCCACACTGTTTTGGGTTGGGGGCCTTTTTGTCGGGCTGGTGGTGATTTATCTGCTGGCTCGAGTGGTGTCCTTACGCCGACAGGTGAAAGACTGTCGTTTCCGTTTATCGGAGGCAGACCAGCTGGTGGCGTCGTTACAGCAGGCGTTGGAACAAGAGCGTCTTCAGCGTGTTGAACTTTCCACTCGCCTGGATGTAGAGCGGCAACAGGCCGAAGAGAAGCAAGTGTTGTTGCTTGAGGCTAAAGAACAGTTGGCTCAGCAGTTTAAAGTGGTTGCCGGTGAAATTTTTGATGAGCGCGGGCGTCAGTTCAAGGAAACCAATCGTGAAGAACTCAGCCAGGTGCTCGCACCTTTCAAACAGCAACTGGAAGGGTTTCGCCAGAAAGTGGATGACGTTTATGTCAGTGACGTGCGTGAGCGGGCCTCTCTAAAACAGGAGTTGGAACACTTACGCGGCTTGAATCAACAGATGGCACAAGAAGCTCACCATCTGACGCAGGCTTTGAAAGGGGATCGTAAACTCCAGGGGAACTGGGGCGAATTGGTTCTGGAACGCTTGCTGGAGCAGTCGGGCTTGCGTCGGGGTAGTGAGTATGATGTTCAGGGTAGTTTTCGCGATGACGATAACCGCTTGTTGCGGCCAGATGTGATTGTCCATTTGCCGGAAGGCAAAGACATGATTATTGATTCGAAAGTCTCCCTGTCCGCCTATGAGCGCCTTTGTCGAGAAGATGACCCGGCGCTACGTGCGCGTTATCTTAAAGAACACATCCAGGCGGTCCGTCATCATGTCCAGTCGTTGGGTGAGAAACATTACACCACCCTTAAAGGGATTCACTCCCTTGATTTTGTGTTGATGTTCATGCCGGTTGAAGCGGCGCTGGTCACGGCGTTGCAACATGAACCCTCCCTGTTCAATGAAGCTTTTGAGCGTCATGTGGTTGTTGTCTCTCCAACAACCTTGCTGGCGACATTGCGGACGGTTGAAAATATCTGGCGTTTTGAACGCCAGAACCAAAATGCCCAGGCCATTGCCGAACGCGCTGGGGCTGTTTATGACAAATTGCGCGGCTTTGTTGAAGAGATGGAGAAACTTGGTGTCCAGCTCGATACGGTCGGGCACACCTATGCGGCGGCGATGAATAAATTATGTCAGGGGCGAGGCAACCTGATCAGTCAAGCCAGTCGTTTTGTTGATCTCGGCGTTAAAGTCAAAAAAACATTGCCGGCGACGGTCATGGAGCGTGCTGAACTCAATGAAGAGTCGTATTCAGAGCGTCAATCCGATGACTGA